One segment of Leptospirillum ferrooxidans C2-3 DNA contains the following:
- a CDS encoding Trm112 family protein yields the protein MALDPFLKSILVCPKCKGDLIEETSPPGLVCESCQLVYPIREDIPIMLIEEAHAKGDHSSP from the coding sequence ATGGCTCTTGACCCGTTTTTAAAGTCCATTCTCGTCTGCCCCAAGTGCAAGGGGGATTTGATTGAGGAAACCTCTCCGCCCGGGCTTGTCTGCGAGAGTTGCCAGCTGGTCTATCCGATCAGGGAAGATATTCCCATCATGCTGATTGAAGAAGCTCATGCGAAGGGTGACCATTCTTCTCCGTGA
- a CDS encoding D-glycero-alpha-D-manno-heptose-1,7-bisphosphate 7-phosphatase, producing MKKRPIVLADRDGTLIRHIPYLSKLSDVEFLPGVLSSIRRLNSLKIPVVVVTNQSGVARGYFGEDFVRETHSYMNGILKKEGAHLDGFFYCPHFREASVDRYRVSCGCRKPLPGMLEEALEVFHGDPGSSMMVGDSEGDVLAGKSLGCHNFWILPQEAGKRDDLAFRVSSFEEAVNLFLSDTELLE from the coding sequence TTGAAAAAAAGGCCCATCGTTCTTGCCGACAGGGATGGCACCCTGATCCGGCATATTCCATACTTGTCAAAACTGTCCGATGTTGAATTTCTTCCGGGGGTTCTTTCATCCATCAGAAGGCTCAATTCCTTGAAGATTCCGGTTGTGGTGGTCACCAATCAGTCCGGAGTGGCCAGAGGATATTTTGGAGAGGATTTTGTCCGGGAAACACACTCTTATATGAACGGAATCCTCAAAAAAGAAGGAGCTCATCTCGATGGATTCTTCTATTGCCCCCATTTCAGGGAGGCTTCCGTGGATCGTTACCGGGTCTCTTGTGGTTGCAGGAAGCCTCTTCCGGGAATGCTGGAAGAGGCTTTGGAAGTTTTTCATGGGGATCCCGGATCTTCGATGATGGTGGGGGATTCAGAAGGGGATGTTCTTGCGGGGAAGTCTTTGGGATGTCATAATTTCTGGATACTTCCCCAAGAAGCAGGAAAGAGGGATGATCTCGCCTTTCGAGTATCCTCCTTCGAGGAGGCGGTCAACCTCTTTCTGTCAGATACCGAATTGCTGGAGTAG
- the waaF gene encoding lipopolysaccharide heptosyltransferase II, whose amino-acid sequence MLPTRIIVRIPNWIGDAIVSLSSIQAIRSRYQNVQISVMGPEPITALLSEFSDVVSYNPTNISSKIFFDLGFCFPLSFRSAYELWRIPCKERIGYAHEGRSFFLSRRLNYPAWANHHFHQVTYYQEMVQSVFHDLSFNPPKLVVPDSRRRDAMARHLGALDGREILLAVNPGAFFGSAKTWPSSYFISLLSRLLIDYPSIRIILFSGGKDREKADVLEQALPKEKVVALQGKTALSDSLAILSGCDYLLTNDSGMMHMGAALGLPGTVFFGPTDPVATGPLGGKIRVLSHHVTCAPCLLRECPIDHRCMTGLTWEIAHGPIFEDLRRIRMQKEQGATPSELESSGSEVMNT is encoded by the coding sequence GTGTTACCAACTCGGATCATTGTAAGAATCCCCAACTGGATAGGGGATGCAATTGTTTCCCTATCCTCCATCCAGGCGATACGATCACGCTATCAGAATGTTCAAATCTCTGTAATGGGTCCGGAACCCATTACAGCTCTCTTGTCCGAATTCTCGGATGTGGTGTCCTATAACCCCACCAATATTTCATCGAAGATTTTTTTTGATTTGGGGTTTTGTTTTCCCCTTTCGTTTCGCTCCGCCTATGAACTCTGGAGAATTCCCTGCAAGGAGAGAATCGGCTACGCCCATGAGGGGAGATCTTTTTTTCTCAGCCGCCGGCTGAATTATCCTGCATGGGCCAACCATCATTTCCATCAGGTTACTTACTATCAGGAGATGGTGCAGTCTGTTTTTCACGACCTCTCCTTTAACCCTCCGAAGCTTGTTGTCCCGGATTCCCGCAGAAGGGATGCGATGGCTCGCCATTTGGGAGCTCTTGATGGTCGAGAGATTCTTCTTGCGGTCAATCCCGGTGCTTTTTTTGGAAGCGCCAAGACCTGGCCATCCTCCTATTTCATCTCCCTTCTTTCCCGTTTGCTGATCGATTATCCCAGTATTCGGATCATCCTTTTTTCCGGGGGGAAGGATCGTGAAAAAGCGGATGTGCTCGAACAGGCGCTTCCGAAAGAGAAGGTCGTGGCTCTTCAGGGAAAAACCGCTCTTTCAGATAGTCTTGCGATCCTATCCGGATGTGATTATCTTTTGACAAACGATTCGGGAATGATGCATATGGGTGCGGCTCTTGGTCTACCCGGTACTGTATTTTTTGGTCCCACCGACCCTGTAGCGACAGGGCCATTGGGTGGAAAAATACGAGTTCTGAGCCATCATGTGACTTGTGCTCCGTGCCTTCTCCGGGAATGTCCCATCGATCACAGGTGCATGACCGGTCTGACTTGGGAAATTGCACATGGTCCCATTTTTGAGGATCTGCGGAGAATCCGGATGCAAAAAGAACAGGGAGCGACACCATCAGAATTGGAGAGTTCAGGAAGTGAGGTCATGAACACTTGA
- a CDS encoding glycosyltransferase family 2 protein, which produces MTPLVSVVIPMTRYELELDEALLSVFQQKEHDYEIVLVNNHALPGVLSVAEKWHLKHPDRVRIVTEPIPGAVSARNKGILASRGEFIAFLDSDDRMKPDRLSLQLSAIRQDPDITLVGSWKDEISPDGEVIGKDSAPQIPRWASILFGKTERWQRDPFYEPQTSTFLIRASAIQKAGMFDSRFDPFWLEDTDFSFRMYEKGRVVIVPQSLVEYRVHPKADSIRRIFDFGLILKHDVFFSILKEKYYLKDNPDSRSAFLKLKSRWLRETGIKMLAYQNGERYGKELIQKSLALNPSDLQSWEAFLRSRFIRSFYPRAFGIKGPIDAVLPEYVDDAWVSNLFSLDR; this is translated from the coding sequence ATGACTCCACTAGTCTCTGTTGTCATTCCAATGACCCGGTATGAATTGGAACTTGATGAAGCACTTTTATCTGTTTTCCAGCAAAAAGAGCATGATTATGAAATTGTTCTTGTCAATAATCATGCCTTGCCGGGTGTTTTGTCGGTAGCTGAAAAATGGCACCTCAAACATCCGGATAGGGTCCGTATTGTTACGGAACCTATTCCAGGAGCGGTATCCGCTCGAAATAAAGGGATCCTTGCCAGCCGCGGAGAATTCATCGCTTTCCTTGACAGTGATGACAGAATGAAGCCGGATAGACTCTCTTTACAGCTTTCAGCTATTCGACAGGATCCTGATATTACGCTGGTGGGATCCTGGAAGGATGAAATATCCCCTGATGGTGAAGTGATCGGGAAAGACTCTGCTCCGCAGATTCCGAGATGGGCTTCCATACTGTTTGGAAAAACGGAGAGATGGCAGCGAGACCCATTTTACGAGCCGCAGACATCAACATTCTTGATCAGGGCTTCAGCGATACAGAAGGCCGGTATGTTTGACTCAAGGTTCGACCCATTTTGGCTCGAAGATACAGACTTTTCTTTCAGGATGTATGAAAAGGGCAGGGTGGTTATCGTCCCGCAGTCATTGGTCGAATATCGGGTACACCCTAAAGCGGATAGTATTCGGAGAATATTCGATTTTGGACTGATTTTAAAACACGATGTATTCTTTTCCATTCTGAAAGAAAAGTATTATCTGAAAGACAATCCAGATTCCAGATCCGCTTTTTTAAAACTCAAGTCAAGATGGCTCAGAGAGACCGGGATCAAGATGCTTGCATACCAAAATGGTGAACGCTATGGAAAAGAGCTGATCCAAAAGTCGCTGGCTTTGAACCCTTCTGATCTTCAGAGCTGGGAGGCTTTTCTCCGAAGCCGCTTTATCAGGAGTTTCTATCCCAGAGCATTTGGCATAAAAGGTCCGATTGATGCAGTTCTTCCGGAATATGTTGATGATGCTTGGGTTTCAAATTTATTTTCTCTGGACAGATAG